From one Treponema denticola genomic stretch:
- a CDS encoding type II toxin-antitoxin system RelE/ParE family toxin — MDKVVIAKFFKTETGNEPVRDFLKDLAPDDRKTIGADIMAIEMAWPIGYPAVRKLDSNLWEVRSNISNKESAECFLRY, encoded by the coding sequence ATGGATAAAGTAGTTATAGCTAAATTCTTTAAGACCGAAACAGGAAATGAGCCTGTTCGTGATTTTCTAAAAGACTTAGCTCCGGATGATCGAAAAACAATAGGAGCCGATATAATGGCAATAGAAATGGCTTGGCCTATCGGATATCCTGCTGTAAGAAAGCTTGATTCAAATTTATGGGAGGTGCGTTCAAATATTTCGAATAAAGAATCAGCAGAGTGTTTTTTACGATATTAG
- a CDS encoding type II toxin-antitoxin system RelE/ParE family toxin gives MILLYAIIKKSQKTPQEDIDLSKKRRNLVLGRHYE, from the coding sequence ATGATACTGCTTTATGCAATTATAAAGAAAAGTCAAAAAACTCCGCAAGAGGATATAGATTTGAGTAAAAAAAGAAGGAATTTAGTACTGGGGAGGCACTATGAATAA
- a CDS encoding Na+/H+ antiporter NhaC family protein: protein MRAFFKLSPVLLLAGLMMISNIESFSNALGFKLDILIIAPIAVIYASIVAMITEKFKFNDILNSAVDNVKEMQLVFFILMFAYAMADAFMSTGVGASIITLSLNIGISARTVALVAFLVSSVLSVATGTSWGTFAACAPIFLWMTHILSGNMVLSIAAIAGGSCFGDNLGLISDTTVVSSGIHRVEVTHRMRNQGLWSLMCLVLAGALFLIAGLSLPGDAVSPQKAIEAIPQEVWAKLAEEKPVAVDLLHQVQHGVPVYMVIPLILVIGIALKGYSTLLCLGAGIISCFILGRFAGTVSGLLAFFDIVYNGFVGAGSWVIIMMMWVAAFGGIMSKMDAFRPLSNLAVKLSRNVRQLMFWNGIISLLGNAALADEMAQIVTVGPIIRDITEENVEGDEKDLYSLKLRNATFSSALGIFGSQLIPWHVYLSFFIGIAGTVYPLYQFSQTQIIKYNFMAHISVITILLFTLFGIDRIFPKFGIASEPKVRLKKK from the coding sequence CGTCGCTATGATAACCGAAAAATTCAAATTCAACGATATTTTAAACTCTGCCGTAGACAATGTTAAGGAAATGCAGCTGGTATTTTTTATCCTTATGTTTGCCTATGCGATGGCCGATGCCTTTATGTCTACAGGAGTCGGAGCCTCGATTATAACTTTAAGCCTAAACATCGGCATTTCTGCCAGAACAGTAGCCCTTGTAGCCTTTTTGGTTTCCTCGGTATTGTCGGTTGCTACGGGAACCTCATGGGGAACCTTTGCCGCCTGTGCTCCTATCTTCTTGTGGATGACCCATATTTTAAGCGGAAACATGGTTTTAAGCATTGCTGCCATTGCAGGCGGCTCATGTTTCGGCGATAACCTCGGTCTTATTTCGGATACAACAGTTGTAAGCTCAGGCATTCACAGGGTTGAAGTTACCCACCGTATGAGAAATCAGGGACTTTGGTCGCTTATGTGTTTGGTCCTGGCCGGAGCCTTATTTTTAATTGCAGGCTTAAGCCTCCCGGGAGATGCCGTAAGTCCGCAAAAAGCCATCGAGGCTATTCCACAAGAAGTTTGGGCAAAATTGGCTGAAGAAAAACCCGTCGCAGTTGACCTCCTCCATCAGGTACAGCACGGAGTTCCGGTTTACATGGTAATTCCGCTCATTCTGGTTATAGGGATTGCCTTAAAAGGCTACTCTACCCTTCTTTGCCTTGGAGCAGGTATAATTTCATGCTTTATCTTAGGCCGCTTTGCAGGAACGGTTTCAGGCCTTCTTGCCTTTTTTGACATAGTGTATAACGGCTTTGTAGGAGCCGGCTCGTGGGTTATCATAATGATGATGTGGGTAGCAGCCTTCGGCGGAATCATGTCGAAGATGGATGCCTTTAGGCCTCTATCAAACCTTGCCGTAAAACTTTCTCGAAACGTAAGACAGCTGATGTTCTGGAACGGCATCATCTCTTTATTAGGAAACGCAGCCCTCGCTGACGAGATGGCTCAAATAGTTACAGTCGGCCCGATTATCAGAGACATCACGGAAGAAAACGTAGAAGGCGATGAAAAGGATCTTTATTCCTTAAAATTGAGAAACGCAACCTTCTCCTCAGCCCTCGGCATCTTCGGCTCCCAGCTGATTCCTTGGCATGTTTATTTAAGCTTTTTTATAGGCATTGCAGGCACAGTATATCCGCTTTACCAATTCAGTCAGACACAGATAATAAAGTACAACTTTATGGCCCATATCTCGGTTATAACCATTCTGTTATTTACCCTGTTCGGTATTGACAGAATCTTCCCCAAATTCGGCATCGCAAGCGAACCGAAAGTAAGGTTGAAGAAAAAATAA